One segment of Desulfosudis oleivorans Hxd3 DNA contains the following:
- the mraY gene encoding phospho-N-acetylmuramoyl-pentapeptide-transferase, whose amino-acid sequence MLYHLLYPLHTHISFFNVFQYITFRTIYASLTAFLICFLLGPFTIRTLARMQIGQYIRELGPQSHQGKAGTPTMGGLLIVFSVLVACLLWADLTNRYIWVTLAALAGFTTIGFIDDYLMQIKKRNKGLSARAKFLAQTVLAAGICLLIFAASDTNTVLLVPFFKRVAPDLGLFYIVLGVFVIVGTSNAVNLTDGLDGLVTGPLVISFVAYMVFAYVAGNAIISNYLQVIHVPGSGEVTVFCGAMAGGLMGFLWFNAYPAQIFMGDVGSLSLGGALGTVAIITKQEILLTLVGGLFVVETLSVIFQVGFFKATKGRRIFRMAPLHHHFELKGWAEPKIIVRFWIIAIALALIAVSTLKIR is encoded by the coding sequence ATGCTGTACCATTTATTATATCCGCTGCACACGCATATATCGTTTTTCAACGTGTTTCAGTACATCACCTTTCGAACGATCTATGCCAGCCTCACCGCCTTTCTGATCTGTTTTCTGCTGGGACCATTTACCATCCGGACATTGGCGAGAATGCAGATCGGCCAGTACATTCGGGAACTCGGGCCCCAGAGCCATCAGGGCAAGGCCGGTACCCCCACCATGGGCGGACTGCTGATCGTCTTTTCCGTGCTGGTGGCCTGCCTGCTCTGGGCCGACCTGACCAACCGGTATATCTGGGTGACCCTCGCGGCCCTGGCGGGGTTCACGACTATCGGTTTTATTGATGATTACCTGATGCAGATCAAAAAAAGGAACAAGGGGCTTTCGGCCAGGGCCAAGTTTCTGGCCCAGACCGTGCTGGCAGCCGGGATATGCCTGTTGATTTTCGCGGCCTCGGACACCAACACCGTGCTGCTGGTGCCCTTTTTCAAACGGGTGGCGCCGGACCTGGGGCTTTTTTACATCGTGCTGGGCGTGTTCGTCATTGTGGGCACCTCCAACGCCGTGAACCTTACCGACGGGCTGGACGGGCTGGTGACCGGCCCCCTGGTGATCTCGTTCGTGGCCTATATGGTATTCGCCTACGTGGCGGGCAACGCCATCATCTCCAACTATCTGCAGGTGATTCACGTGCCGGGAAGCGGTGAGGTGACGGTGTTCTGCGGCGCCATGGCCGGCGGCCTGATGGGCTTTCTCTGGTTCAACGCCTACCCGGCGCAGATATTCATGGGGGACGTGGGGTCCCTCTCCCTGGGCGGGGCCCTGGGCACGGTGGCCATCATTACCAAGCAGGAGATCCTGCTGACCCTGGTGGGTGGTCTGTTCGTGGTGGAGACCCTGTCCGTAATTTTTCAGGTGGGGTTTTTCAAAGCCACAAAGGGCCGGCGCATTTTTCGCATGGCGCCGCTGCACCACCATTTTGAGCTCAAAGGGTGGGCCGAACCCAAGATCATTGTCCGCTTCTGGATCATTGCCATCGCCCTGGCCCTGATCGCGGTAAGCACATTGAAGATACGCTGA
- a CDS encoding UDP-N-acetylmuramoyl-L-alanyl-D-glutamate--2,6-diaminopimelate ligase, translating into MRLSELLLPVCPESVRSTAAARGVMPDPEIASIHYRSDEVRPGGLFVAIRGSARDGHDFIDQALARGAVAVVAEKEVDARDAVTVRVADARNALALLSAVFYGAPSARLVLVGVTGTNGKTTTAALVEHILVKAGKQVGVIGTGNFRYVGRRFKNPLTTPESADLQHILRDMATAGVTHVVMEVSSHALAQQRVAGCAFDVAIFTNLTQDHLDFHGDMETYWECKKRLFTGTRSVGVREKHMVSVINCNDARGRGLFDTLPVPGRMGAGFAEACDIYPKGVTSSPDGLAGTIVTPAGPIPFCSPLAGTYNLENILCAAGAGVVLGVEGAAIQEGIETFAGVPGRLEKVADRMGRFVFVDYAHTPDALQNVLSALRKISAGRLFCVFGCGGDRDRAKRPKMGGIAATIADRVVVTSDNPRSEDPEAIIADIVKGMTGLAERVADVAGLAGKSSNGRYLVEPDRRLAIRAAVSAAAPGDTILIAGKGEENYQIFRDRTIDFDDRQEAAAALQARGNSGNDQMPAMSAGQCG; encoded by the coding sequence ATGAGACTCTCCGAACTGCTGCTGCCGGTCTGCCCGGAAAGCGTCCGTTCCACGGCGGCGGCCCGGGGCGTGATGCCGGACCCAGAGATCGCGTCGATTCATTACCGGTCCGACGAGGTCCGGCCCGGTGGCCTGTTTGTGGCCATTCGGGGCAGTGCCAGAGACGGCCATGATTTTATCGACCAGGCCCTGGCCAGGGGCGCCGTGGCCGTGGTGGCGGAAAAAGAGGTGGATGCCCGCGACGCCGTGACGGTGCGGGTGGCTGACGCCCGGAACGCCCTGGCGTTGCTGTCCGCTGTTTTCTACGGCGCGCCCTCGGCAAGGCTTGTACTGGTCGGTGTCACCGGCACCAACGGCAAGACCACCACCGCGGCTCTGGTGGAGCACATACTGGTAAAGGCGGGAAAACAGGTGGGGGTGATCGGTACCGGCAATTTTCGTTACGTGGGCCGGCGGTTCAAAAACCCGCTGACCACGCCGGAGTCGGCCGACCTGCAACACATTCTGCGTGACATGGCAACAGCCGGCGTTACCCATGTGGTCATGGAGGTCTCCTCCCACGCCCTGGCCCAGCAGCGGGTGGCCGGGTGCGCCTTTGACGTGGCCATCTTCACCAACCTGACCCAGGATCACCTGGATTTTCACGGGGACATGGAGACCTACTGGGAGTGCAAAAAACGACTGTTTACCGGAACCCGGTCCGTGGGCGTCCGGGAAAAGCACATGGTCTCGGTGATCAACTGTAATGATGCCCGGGGACGGGGCCTGTTTGATACGCTGCCCGTGCCCGGTCGCATGGGCGCGGGGTTCGCCGAGGCATGTGACATTTATCCAAAGGGGGTGACCAGCTCTCCGGACGGCCTTGCCGGCACAATTGTGACGCCGGCCGGACCGATCCCATTCTGCTCACCGCTGGCCGGCACCTATAACCTTGAAAACATTCTCTGCGCGGCCGGCGCCGGTGTTGTCCTGGGCGTGGAAGGGGCGGCGATTCAGGAAGGCATCGAGACCTTTGCCGGTGTGCCCGGCCGCCTGGAAAAGGTGGCCGACCGGATGGGCCGCTTTGTTTTTGTGGATTATGCCCATACACCGGATGCCCTTCAAAACGTGCTGTCGGCCCTTCGAAAGATATCTGCCGGCCGGCTTTTCTGCGTGTTCGGCTGCGGCGGCGACCGGGACAGGGCCAAGCGGCCGAAAATGGGCGGGATTGCCGCCACTATTGCCGACCGGGTGGTGGTGACGTCGGACAATCCGAGAAGTGAGGATCCGGAAGCCATTATCGCGGATATTGTAAAGGGAATGACCGGCCTGGCCGAGCGGGTGGCCGATGTGGCCGGCCTGGCCGGAAAAAGCAGTAATGGCCGGTACCTGGTGGAGCCGGACCGCCGTCTGGCCATACGGGCCGCTGTGTCGGCCGCGGCTCCCGGCGACACCATTCTGATCGCCGGCAAGGGAGAGGAGAACTACCAGATATTCAGGGACAGGACCATTGATTTTGATGACAGGCAGGAGGCCGCGGCCGCGCTGCAGGCCCGGGGGAATTCCGGGAACGACCAGATGCCCGCCATGTCGGCGGGGCAGTGCGGATAG
- the ftsW gene encoding putative lipid II flippase FtsW yields the protein MRGVRSKSNLLYVDISLLFPALILAGIGVVMVYSASSHIAIREFMDGAHYLKRQAAFLVVGICLMVGCRYVPYRLFRFFAYVLLGAAFLLLGALYVNGIGYTAGGATRWMRVGPVSFQPSVFATFALIVYLAYSLHKKQEKVTDFSIGFVPHVAVFAILSVLIVMQPDFGTVVILAAITWIMLFVAGVRPLHLFASGVFLIPVVVYYMFTADYRRLRLISFLDPWRYRTDEGYQVVHSLMAFGTGGLWGTGLGQGYQKLFYLPEPHTDFIFSVIGEELGLWGVLVILTLYFVILWRGVIIARRAEDLFGSFVAIGLTAAIGLQVVVNMGVAVGLLPAKGLTLPFLSYGGTSLMFNMAAIGILMNIGQRRHE from the coding sequence ATGCGCGGGGTTAGGTCAAAATCCAACCTGCTCTATGTGGACATCAGCCTGCTGTTTCCGGCCCTGATCCTGGCCGGCATCGGGGTGGTGATGGTCTACAGCGCCAGCTCCCACATAGCGATCCGCGAGTTCATGGACGGCGCCCATTACCTGAAACGGCAGGCGGCCTTTCTGGTTGTGGGCATCTGCCTGATGGTGGGCTGCCGTTATGTGCCCTACCGGCTGTTCCGTTTTTTTGCTTATGTGCTTCTGGGCGCGGCCTTTCTCCTGCTGGGGGCCCTGTACGTCAACGGCATCGGCTACACCGCGGGCGGCGCCACCCGGTGGATGCGCGTGGGACCGGTCTCTTTTCAGCCGTCGGTGTTTGCCACGTTCGCGCTGATTGTCTACCTGGCCTATTCCCTGCACAAAAAGCAGGAGAAGGTCACCGACTTTTCCATCGGGTTTGTTCCCCATGTGGCGGTGTTTGCCATCCTGTCGGTCCTGATCGTTATGCAGCCCGACTTCGGCACCGTTGTGATCCTGGCCGCCATCACCTGGATCATGCTGTTCGTGGCCGGCGTCAGACCCCTGCACCTGTTCGCCTCCGGCGTGTTTCTGATACCGGTGGTTGTTTACTACATGTTTACCGCCGACTACCGGCGGCTCCGGCTGATCAGTTTCCTGGACCCCTGGCGGTACAGGACCGACGAGGGGTATCAGGTGGTCCACTCCCTCATGGCCTTCGGCACCGGCGGGTTGTGGGGAACCGGCCTGGGACAGGGATACCAGAAGCTTTTTTACCTGCCCGAGCCCCACACCGATTTTATTTTTTCGGTGATCGGCGAAGAGCTGGGCCTCTGGGGCGTGCTGGTGATTCTGACGCTCTATTTCGTGATTCTGTGGCGGGGCGTGATAATCGCCCGGCGGGCCGAAGACCTGTTCGGCAGCTTTGTGGCCATCGGCCTGACCGCGGCCATCGGTTTGCAGGTGGTGGTCAACATGGGTGTGGCAGTGGGGCTGCTGCCCGCCAAGGGACTGACCCTGCCGTTTTTGAGCTACGGCGGCACGTCGCTGATGTTCAACATGGCGGCGATTGGTATTTTAATGAATATAGGACAACGTCGGCATGAATAG
- the murD gene encoding UDP-N-acetylmuramoyl-L-alanine--D-glutamate ligase, with the protein MKPVETENRKVVVVGLGKSGLATARFLLRRGALVTITDQASEARLGDLVVSARDLGATLELGGHQDSTFLSADYIVVSPGVPETLAPLKKAAEKGIPVMGEMELAARFVTKPVAAVTGTNGKTTVTTLLGDMLKASGRQVFVGGNIGAPLIGFADKGENADMAVVEVSSFQLDTSETFRPHVAVLLNIAEDHLARYVDFNAYVRSKGRIFENQEADDVAVINGADFHVLQASKGIRSRKLTFNAGKNTQDGAVIGDTAVEIVTAGTKTATISVTSPLMRARHNMENIAAATLAALAMGATVEGIQAAVDGFQGLRHRLEYVASIDDVHYFDDSKATNPDAVRRALEFFTSRVVLLLGGEDKGCDYGVLKNVIRERARAVVLFGAAKEKIRMAINGSVSLWDAGSMAEAVRRAHELAAPGDAVLLSPACSSFDSYESYAHRGDDFCNAVKKLKEGDHARG; encoded by the coding sequence ATGAAACCTGTTGAAACGGAAAACAGAAAAGTGGTCGTGGTCGGACTGGGAAAGTCCGGGCTTGCAACGGCCCGGTTCCTGCTCCGGCGCGGCGCGCTGGTGACCATTACCGACCAGGCGTCCGAGGCCAGGCTCGGTGACCTGGTGGTGTCCGCCCGGGACCTGGGCGCAACCCTTGAACTGGGCGGCCACCAGGACAGTACCTTTCTGTCGGCGGACTATATCGTGGTGAGCCCCGGCGTGCCCGAGACCCTGGCGCCTTTGAAAAAAGCCGCGGAAAAAGGGATTCCGGTGATGGGCGAAATGGAACTGGCGGCCCGGTTTGTCACAAAGCCGGTGGCCGCGGTCACCGGCACCAACGGCAAAACCACCGTCACCACCCTGCTGGGCGACATGCTCAAGGCGTCGGGCCGGCAGGTATTTGTGGGCGGCAATATCGGCGCCCCCCTGATCGGGTTTGCCGACAAGGGGGAAAACGCGGATATGGCCGTGGTGGAGGTGAGCAGCTTTCAACTGGACACCAGTGAAACCTTCCGGCCCCATGTGGCCGTGCTGCTCAATATCGCAGAGGACCATCTGGCCCGGTACGTGGACTTTAACGCTTACGTGCGGTCCAAGGGCCGTATTTTTGAGAACCAGGAGGCAGACGACGTGGCGGTGATCAACGGCGCCGACTTTCACGTGCTGCAGGCCTCAAAGGGAATCAGAAGCAGGAAACTGACCTTTAATGCCGGTAAAAACACACAGGACGGTGCCGTGATTGGTGACACTGCCGTGGAGATCGTCACGGCAGGGACAAAAACGGCGACCATCAGCGTGACGTCCCCGTTGATGCGGGCCCGGCACAACATGGAAAACATCGCGGCCGCGACCCTGGCGGCCCTGGCCATGGGGGCCACGGTGGAGGGAATTCAGGCGGCGGTGGACGGGTTCCAGGGGCTGCGTCACCGCCTGGAGTATGTGGCCAGTATCGACGATGTCCATTATTTTGACGATTCCAAAGCCACCAATCCGGACGCGGTGCGACGGGCCCTGGAGTTTTTCACCTCCAGGGTGGTGCTGCTGCTGGGTGGTGAGGACAAGGGGTGTGATTACGGGGTCCTCAAAAATGTCATCCGGGAACGGGCCCGGGCCGTGGTGCTGTTCGGCGCGGCCAAAGAAAAGATTCGCATGGCCATCAACGGATCGGTCTCGCTGTGGGATGCCGGTTCAATGGCCGAAGCGGTGCGCCGTGCCCACGAGCTGGCCGCCCCCGGTGACGCGGTGCTGCTGTCGCCGGCCTGCTCCAGTTTCGACAGCTATGAGAGCTATGCCCACCGGGGCGATGACTTCTGTAATGCCGTGAAAAAACTGAAAGAGGGAGACCATGCGCGGGGTTAG
- a CDS encoding UDP-N-acetylmuramoyl-tripeptide--D-alanyl-D-alanine ligase, producing MSDVIAATGGELVQGKGNEMFENISIDSRTLGKGDLFVAIQGQQHDGHDFIDRVLAQGAGGVMIDQAHASRINTPRATGRGARVVVKDTVVALGDLARHRRRSVNPRVAAITGTNGKTSTKEMAAMVCGRRYRVLATTGNFNNEIGLPLTLLRLEKGHQVAILEMGMNAPGEIGRLAKICEPDMGVVLNVGAGHLEGVENIDGVARAKAELLEALTDKDTAIVNADDMRVMKMAQKVRGRVVTYGMRQKADITAASVRRQDGRVCFDLCLSATDEQVAVALPASGTFMVSNALAAAAIGAGLGLSAPEIKAGLENFSPVPGRMTITQTRAGFTLVDDTYNANPESMKAALAGLRELKGAGRGILIMGDMFELGDHAPVMHGKTGVMAAESGVDRLYVTGEFAEAVAGGAAAAGMTPEKIMIESKETIIEAVCPVLEPGDWVLVKGSRGMRMETVVQALSAYGNGAADREGGR from the coding sequence ATGTCAGATGTGATAGCGGCAACCGGCGGTGAGCTGGTGCAGGGAAAAGGAAACGAGATGTTTGAAAACATCTCCATTGATTCGCGGACCCTTGGCAAAGGAGATCTGTTTGTGGCGATTCAGGGTCAGCAGCATGACGGCCATGATTTTATCGACCGGGTGCTGGCGCAGGGAGCCGGCGGCGTGATGATCGACCAGGCCCATGCGTCCCGGATCAATACGCCGCGGGCAACCGGCCGGGGGGCGCGGGTGGTGGTAAAAGACACCGTTGTCGCTCTGGGGGATCTGGCCCGTCATCGCCGAAGAAGCGTGAATCCACGGGTGGCGGCCATCACCGGCACCAACGGCAAGACCAGCACCAAGGAGATGGCGGCAATGGTATGCGGCCGCCGGTACCGGGTGCTGGCTACCACGGGAAATTTCAACAACGAGATCGGTCTGCCCCTGACCCTGCTGCGGCTGGAAAAAGGCCACCAGGTGGCGATCCTTGAGATGGGTATGAACGCGCCCGGCGAGATTGGGCGACTGGCAAAGATCTGCGAGCCGGACATGGGCGTGGTCCTCAATGTGGGGGCCGGGCACCTGGAGGGTGTGGAAAACATCGACGGCGTGGCCCGGGCCAAGGCTGAACTTCTTGAAGCCTTGACCGACAAGGACACGGCCATTGTGAATGCCGATGACATGCGGGTCATGAAGATGGCGCAAAAGGTCCGGGGCCGGGTGGTGACCTACGGCATGCGGCAGAAGGCCGATATCACCGCCGCTTCGGTCAGAAGGCAGGACGGCCGGGTCTGTTTTGACCTGTGCCTGTCCGCCACGGACGAGCAGGTGGCCGTGGCCCTTCCGGCATCCGGCACCTTCATGGTGTCCAACGCCCTGGCCGCCGCCGCCATCGGGGCCGGTCTGGGTCTGTCCGCGCCGGAGATCAAGGCCGGGCTGGAGAACTTTTCTCCGGTGCCCGGCAGAATGACCATTACGCAGACCAGGGCCGGGTTTACCCTGGTGGATGACACGTATAACGCCAATCCGGAATCGATGAAGGCGGCCCTGGCCGGATTGCGGGAGTTGAAAGGGGCCGGGCGCGGTATCCTGATTATGGGCGACATGTTTGAACTGGGGGATCACGCGCCGGTGATGCACGGCAAAACAGGCGTCATGGCGGCCGAAAGCGGTGTGGACAGGCTCTATGTGACGGGTGAATTTGCGGAAGCGGTAGCCGGGGGCGCCGCTGCTGCCGGCATGACGCCTGAAAAAATTATGATTGAATCAAAAGAAACAATCATCGAAGCGGTATGCCCGGTCCTGGAACCGGGGGACTGGGTCCTGGTGAAGGGTTCCCGGGGCATGCGGATGGAGACCGTTGTTCAGGCCCTTTCGGCCTACGGTAACGGCGCCGCGGACAGGGAAGGGGGGCGGTAG
- the murG gene encoding undecaprenyldiphospho-muramoylpentapeptide beta-N-acetylglucosaminyltransferase yields the protein MNRQTGSTTGEMRVIIAGGGTGGHLFPGIAIAESLKEMAPGCRVLFVGTGSPIEKRVLPKTGFAFEVIATEGIKGRGPVARVRAVAKLLAGIVAAGRLVRRFDPAVIIGMGGYVSAPVVIAARLMGRKVVLCEQNALPGLTNRVLARFADLVCVSHDAAAGRLGAAKTLTTGNPVRKAFLNAMGEAESGTKKNGQRFTVFIVGGSQGAHGINLAVTEALDILADRENIRFVHQTGTADLQMVKQAYERTGIGHVVQPFFDDMAARYLAADLVICRAGATTVAEITCMGKACIFVPFPGATDDHQAFNAEALVKAGAAEMIRQKDLRGRVLADRIGFYAGAPEALLEMAKKSRHLGKPDAGRRVARACLALVTDGNRQEAGVFQCI from the coding sequence ATGAATAGGCAGACCGGCTCAACAACAGGCGAGATGCGCGTCATCATTGCCGGCGGCGGCACCGGGGGGCACCTGTTTCCCGGCATCGCCATTGCCGAGAGCTTAAAGGAGATGGCGCCCGGGTGCCGGGTGCTGTTCGTCGGCACGGGCAGCCCCATTGAAAAGCGGGTGCTCCCAAAGACCGGGTTTGCCTTTGAAGTTATTGCAACCGAGGGCATCAAGGGACGGGGGCCGGTGGCCAGAGTCAGGGCCGTGGCTAAACTGCTGGCCGGTATTGTTGCCGCCGGCCGCCTGGTGCGGCGTTTTGACCCGGCCGTGATCATCGGCATGGGCGGGTACGTGTCCGCGCCGGTGGTGATAGCGGCCCGGCTGATGGGGCGGAAAGTGGTGCTCTGCGAGCAGAACGCCCTGCCCGGCCTGACCAACCGGGTGCTGGCCCGGTTTGCCGACCTGGTGTGCGTCTCCCATGATGCCGCCGCCGGGCGGCTGGGCGCGGCAAAAACCCTGACCACCGGCAATCCGGTGCGAAAGGCTTTTTTGAACGCCATGGGTGAGGCAGAAAGCGGTACCAAAAAGAACGGGCAACGGTTTACCGTTTTTATTGTGGGCGGCAGCCAGGGGGCCCACGGCATCAACCTGGCCGTAACAGAGGCCTTGGACATTCTGGCGGACCGGGAGAACATCCGGTTTGTACACCAGACCGGCACAGCGGATTTACAGATGGTGAAGCAGGCCTATGAACGGACCGGCATCGGCCACGTGGTCCAGCCCTTTTTTGATGACATGGCGGCCCGGTATCTGGCCGCCGACCTGGTGATCTGCCGGGCCGGCGCCACCACCGTGGCGGAGATCACCTGCATGGGAAAGGCCTGTATTTTCGTGCCTTTTCCCGGTGCAACGGACGACCACCAGGCCTTTAACGCCGAGGCCCTGGTGAAAGCCGGTGCCGCGGAGATGATACGGCAGAAGGACCTGAGGGGCCGGGTGCTTGCCGACCGGATCGGGTTTTACGCCGGTGCGCCCGAGGCGCTTTTGGAAATGGCGAAAAAGTCCAGGCACCTGGGAAAACCCGATGCCGGGCGACGCGTGGCCCGGGCGTGCCTGGCCCTTGTAACGGATGGAAACAGGCAGGAAGCCGGAGTGTTTCAATGTATTTAA
- the murC gene encoding UDP-N-acetylmuramate--L-alanine ligase produces the protein MYLKAYHIYFVGIGGIGMSGIAELLLNLGYTVSGSDIRQSDITDRLTGLGGKIFYGHDGKNIGGADVVVVSSAIAADNPEVAAAREAGIPVIPRAEMLAEILRLKYSIVIAGAHGKTSTTSMVASVLGQGGMDPTVVIGGKLKSIGTNAVLGHGDYIVAEADESDGSFLKFSPSIAVVTNIDREHLDFYPDLAAISKSFLEFLDRIPFYGVAVVCLDNEPLQALVPLIKKRFITYGTSNQADLQARHITPINGKVRFSVVWRQEELGTIDLGVPGFHNVRNALAAVAVGLELGLAFAVIKEALETMAGVQRRLEKKGETGGVIVVDDYGHHPTEIKATLQGVRQHWEDRRVVVVFQPHRYSRTKALFDDFTRAFYQCDELVVLPIYAAGEHPIDGVDGESVAEGIRAHGHKGVRYVEGRAEAVAYLKEILQKGDILLTLGAGDVWRIGEDVLSGQER, from the coding sequence ATGTATTTAAAAGCATACCATATCTATTTTGTGGGCATCGGCGGCATCGGTATGAGCGGCATTGCCGAGCTGCTGCTCAACCTGGGATACACCGTGTCCGGGTCCGATATCCGGCAGTCGGACATTACCGACCGGCTGACCGGCCTGGGCGGGAAAATATTTTACGGCCATGACGGCAAAAACATTGGCGGCGCCGATGTGGTGGTGGTGTCATCCGCCATCGCCGCCGACAACCCGGAGGTGGCGGCGGCCCGGGAGGCGGGGATTCCCGTGATTCCCAGGGCCGAGATGCTGGCCGAGATCCTGCGGCTCAAGTACAGTATCGTGATCGCCGGGGCCCACGGCAAGACCTCCACCACCTCCATGGTGGCGTCGGTGCTGGGCCAGGGCGGCATGGATCCCACGGTGGTGATCGGCGGCAAGCTCAAGAGCATCGGCACCAACGCGGTGCTGGGCCATGGTGACTACATTGTGGCCGAGGCCGACGAGAGCGACGGGTCATTTCTGAAGTTTTCCCCCTCCATTGCCGTGGTGACCAATATCGACCGGGAACACCTGGATTTTTACCCGGATCTCGCAGCCATATCAAAAAGTTTTCTGGAATTTCTCGACCGGATTCCCTTTTACGGAGTGGCCGTGGTCTGCCTGGACAACGAACCGCTCCAGGCCCTGGTGCCCCTGATCAAGAAGCGGTTCATCACTTACGGCACCAGCAACCAGGCCGACCTTCAGGCCCGCCATATCACGCCCATCAACGGCAAGGTCCGATTTTCCGTTGTCTGGCGCCAGGAAGAGCTTGGCACCATCGACCTGGGCGTGCCGGGGTTCCATAACGTGCGAAACGCCCTGGCCGCCGTGGCCGTGGGTCTGGAGCTGGGCCTTGCGTTTGCCGTGATCAAGGAAGCCCTGGAAACCATGGCCGGCGTGCAGCGGCGGCTTGAGAAAAAGGGCGAGACAGGCGGCGTCATCGTGGTGGACGACTACGGCCATCATCCCACGGAAATCAAGGCCACCCTTCAGGGGGTGCGGCAGCACTGGGAAGACCGGCGGGTGGTGGTGGTGTTCCAGCCCCATCGGTATAGCCGGACAAAGGCCCTGTTTGATGACTTTACCCGGGCCTTCTACCAGTGCGACGAACTGGTGGTGCTGCCCATCTACGCGGCCGGCGAACATCCCATCGACGGGGTGGACGGCGAGTCCGTGGCCGAAGGCATCCGCGCCCACGGGCACAAGGGCGTGCGGTATGTGGAGGGACGGGCCGAGGCCGTGGCATACCTGAAAGAGATACTGCAGAAGGGCGACATCCTGTTGACCCTGGGCGCCGGGGATGTGTGGCGCATCGGCGAGGATGTGCTGTCCGGGCAGGAAAGATAG